Genomic window (Desulforapulum autotrophicum HRM2):
GGATGCATACTCATTTCCGGGGCAGCACACTCAATGGCGGCAAGGGACAGCTGGATTGGATGGACACCAGGGCAGTCTCTGAAAAATATGGCATGGGTTGTCAATAACTCCCGATTTTTAATTTTTCCATGGGTGGAGGTCAGGTACCTGGCCAGCCATGTCCTGGGCAAAATCACTCGAAACGTCGGCCACAACTGGAAGACCCGTTGGGGCTATACCCCGGCTCTGATCGAAGCTTTTGTCGATCCTGTACTGTATGAAGGAATCTGTTACCAGGCCTCCAACTGGGAATGCCTGGGAATGACCACGGACAAGGGCCTTGCCGGTATCAGCAAAACAGACCGGACCACCCCGAAAAAAATTTACGTCAAGCCATTAACCAAAAATTTCCGGGCCATTCTCTGCACGGATCACCTGGATGCAGACCCCATGGATACAGAGTCCATAGACATGAAAAGATCCTGAACAAATGAATTTTTCGACCATCCTCCTCCTGGCCGTTGCCCTTGCCATGGACGCCTTTGCTGTTGCCGTTGCCGCAGGCTTTCAGCTCAGGGAATTGACCGGCCGCCGGATCTTCAGGTTATCCTGGCATTTCGGGCTGTTCCAGGCCCTCATGCCCGTGATCGGATGGCTTTCCGGCAAGGCCGTAGTTTCGTACATTGAA
Coding sequences:
- a CDS encoding Druantia anti-phage system protein DruA translates to MSEKKDPDLIYNGNPVAPEDTKQIQEKISITPRTAPQPILNCKLKDLSEVDLEIVADNQSTQLWNEYVERYHYLGYQKPLGRSIRYFIQSEQNILGCILISGAAHSMAARDSWIGWTPGQSLKNMAWVVNNSRFLIFPWVEVRYLASHVLGKITRNVGHNWKTRWGYTPALIEAFVDPVLYEGICYQASNWECLGMTTDKGLAGISKTDRTTPKKIYVKPLTKNFRAILCTDHLDADPMDTESIDMKRS